In the genome of Nonomuraea sp. NBC_00507, the window AAGCATAGACTAAGCTAAAGACTTACTTGCCGGCCGTCAAGCTGAAATAGGTGCAATGTGCGGGAAGACACGCGAACCCGGATCCAGGAGATCGCGCTGAGGCTCTTCACCGAGCAGGGGTATGAGGCGACTTCGCTGCGGGAGATCGCCGAGGAGCTCGGCGTGACGAAGGCCGCCCTCTACTACCACTTCAAGACGAAGGACGACATCGTCGCGAGCCTGGTGGACCTGCACGTCGCCGAGATCGAAAACCTGGTGGAGTGGGCGAAGAACCAGCCGAAGACGCCGGAGATGCGGCGCGAGCTGCTGGAGCGCTATGGCGCGAACCTCCGGGGGCCCCGCCACATCGAGATGGCGAGATTCCTCGAGCGCAACCAGACGGCGCTGCGCGAGCATCCCAAGCTCTCCAGGATGCGCGACATGATGATCGAGCTGACGAAGCAGATGAACGAGCCCGGCGCCACGCCGGTGGAGCGGATCAGCCGCTCGCTGGCGCTGTTCGCGCTGCACGC includes:
- a CDS encoding TetR/AcrR family transcriptional regulator; translation: MREDTRTRIQEIALRLFTEQGYEATSLREIAEELGVTKAALYYHFKTKDDIVASLVDLHVAEIENLVEWAKNQPKTPEMRRELLERYGANLRGPRHIEMARFLERNQTALREHPKLSRMRDMMIELTKQMNEPGATPVERISRSLALFALHAGRWLPGDLTEDEVDKASMEVARRLLEL